A genomic window from Methanobrevibacter gottschalkii DSM 11977 includes:
- a CDS encoding MBL fold metallo-hydrolase, which translates to MKIKAVKLFENGFMTQPFAFGGEKGAENFDASVKYRSSLQNYVIDTGDEVILVDTGLPSELPEQPRDDNAPIWSGDKIKDYVPALKEAGYDIEDITKILVTHKHLDHTGELKKFPNAEIFMSKTEAGEVDLESDNIIGVDFDDGEYYNFKKSQKIANGVYLIEAKGHTLGNSMVIVECDDVFYMLHGDITYTDEALYENKLSIVFEDIGAARETLDNVREFIKNNKTVYLSTHTPLGYENLENNKIIDLENPPESIYPN; encoded by the coding sequence ATGAAAATTAAAGCTGTTAAATTATTTGAAAATGGATTTATGACTCAGCCTTTTGCTTTTGGTGGTGAAAAAGGTGCAGAAAATTTTGATGCATCAGTTAAATATAGGTCAAGTCTTCAAAATTATGTAATCGATACAGGTGATGAAGTGATTCTTGTTGACACGGGACTGCCTTCAGAACTTCCAGAACAGCCTCGTGATGATAATGCACCTATATGGAGTGGGGATAAGATTAAAGATTATGTTCCTGCATTAAAAGAGGCAGGTTATGATATTGAAGATATTACAAAAATACTCGTAACTCACAAACATTTGGACCATACGGGGGAATTAAAAAAATTCCCAAATGCTGAAATATTCATGTCAAAAACAGAAGCTGGTGAAGTTGATTTGGAATCTGATAATATAATTGGTGTTGATTTTGATGATGGGGAATATTATAATTTTAAGAAATCACAAAAAATTGCTAATGGAGTATATTTAATTGAAGCGAAAGGACATACATTAGGTAATAGTATGGTTATTGTAGAATGTGATGATGTATTTTACATGTTGCATGGTGATATTACATATACTGATGAAGCATTATATGAAAATAAGTTATCTATTGTTTTTGAGGATATTGGTGCTGCAAGAGAAACTCTTGACAATGTCCGTGAATTCATTAAGAATAATAAAACCGTATATCTTTCAACACACACTCCATTAGGTTATGAAAATCTTGAAAATAATAAAATAATTGATTTGGAAAATCCTCCTGAATCTATTTATCCAAATTAA
- the iorA gene encoding indolepyruvate ferredoxin oxidoreductase subunit alpha, with protein MNLKELVTGDSGEKRFLLGNEAAVRGLIEAGISIAATYPGTPSSEIGNVLSVLAKDANIYFEFSTNEKVAMEVAATAAVSGLRSFTFMKHVGMNVAADSFMTTAYSGVNGGMVILSADDPSLFSSQNEQDTRNYAKLANVPILEPSNCQEVKDMVKYAFDLSEQFKLPVIVRTTTRVSHMRGVVEFGDVRDNSSNNDNHWKRGHFNKDPSKYVPVPAFAGDMHVRLWDKIRKIEEVSNKSKFNCEWGTGKKYGLIASSSAFNYACDVVKFNNLDIKILKLGFSYPFPQNKVIEFLSDLDEVFVVEEVDPIIERDTLVCIGSKNLNVQVHGKLDGTFPIYHEFNSDIVAEGLNKVLNFKENKSVQFTQSLEKLSEDIPSRAPVLCAGCPHRAMYYGINIAIEELGLKPEDVIFASDIGCYTLGINPPYNAADYLLSMGSSVGDGCGFSVSTDQKVASFIGDSTFFHSGISPLINAVHNKHNFVLTVLDNRITAMTGGQPNPGIPVDGMGDDAPEVSIRKLALACGCDFVRVINPFNLEQVVKTYREAFERKDAAVIISKAPCTLIKGLTRKPPVKFIESNCNNCDKCVKELACPAISKINGKITIDESQCDGCTACIQVCKYGALEDGR; from the coding sequence ATGAATTTAAAAGAATTAGTCACAGGAGATTCTGGTGAAAAACGATTTTTACTAGGTAATGAAGCTGCTGTAAGAGGTCTTATCGAAGCAGGCATTTCTATTGCGGCTACTTATCCTGGAACTCCTTCATCTGAAATTGGAAATGTGTTATCAGTATTGGCTAAGGATGCTAATATTTATTTTGAGTTTTCTACTAATGAAAAAGTCGCAATGGAGGTTGCAGCAACTGCAGCTGTATCCGGTCTTAGATCATTTACATTCATGAAACATGTTGGTATGAATGTTGCGGCTGATTCATTCATGACAACTGCTTATTCAGGGGTCAATGGTGGAATGGTTATTTTATCTGCTGATGATCCGTCTCTTTTCTCATCTCAAAATGAGCAAGACACACGTAATTATGCAAAATTGGCAAATGTACCTATTTTAGAGCCATCTAACTGTCAGGAAGTTAAAGACATGGTAAAATATGCATTTGATTTATCAGAACAATTTAAATTGCCTGTCATCGTTAGAACAACTACTCGCGTATCTCACATGAGGGGTGTTGTTGAATTTGGTGATGTGAGAGATAACTCATCAAATAATGATAATCATTGGAAGAGAGGTCATTTTAACAAAGACCCATCAAAATATGTTCCTGTACCTGCTTTTGCAGGGGATATGCATGTAAGACTTTGGGACAAAATCCGCAAAATCGAGGAAGTAAGCAATAAAAGCAAATTTAACTGTGAATGGGGTACTGGTAAAAAATACGGATTAATAGCTTCAAGCAGTGCATTTAATTATGCTTGTGATGTTGTAAAATTCAATAATTTAGATATTAAGATCTTAAAATTAGGATTTTCATATCCGTTTCCACAGAATAAAGTCATTGAATTTTTAAGTGATTTGGATGAAGTATTTGTTGTAGAGGAAGTGGATCCAATCATTGAGAGAGATACTTTAGTTTGTATTGGTTCTAAAAACCTCAATGTTCAAGTTCACGGTAAATTGGATGGAACATTCCCGATTTATCATGAATTCAACTCTGATATTGTTGCTGAGGGATTAAACAAAGTATTGAACTTTAAAGAAAATAAATCAGTTCAATTCACTCAAAGTTTAGAAAAATTAAGTGAAGACATTCCATCTCGTGCTCCGGTTTTATGTGCAGGATGTCCTCACAGAGCAATGTATTATGGAATCAATATTGCAATTGAAGAATTGGGATTAAAACCCGAAGATGTAATCTTTGCATCAGATATCGGATGTTACACATTAGGTATTAACCCACCATACAATGCAGCTGATTATTTGCTGTCTATGGGTTCTAGTGTGGGAGACGGTTGCGGATTCTCTGTTTCAACAGATCAAAAAGTAGCTAGTTTCATTGGAGATTCTACATTTTTCCATAGCGGTATCTCTCCTTTGATAAATGCAGTACACAACAAACACAACTTTGTTCTAACTGTATTGGACAACAGGATTACCGCAATGACTGGTGGTCAACCAAACCCTGGAATTCCAGTTGATGGTATGGGTGATGATGCTCCAGAAGTATCTATTCGTAAACTGGCTTTAGCTTGTGGTTGTGATTTTGTACGTGTAATCAATCCATTTAACTTGGAGCAAGTTGTTAAGACTTACAGAGAAGCATTTGAAAGAAAAGATGCTGCAGTAATAATATCAAAAGCTCCATGTACTTTAATTAAAGGATTAACTAGAAAACCTCCTGTAAAATTCATTGAAAGTAACTGTAACAATTGTGATAAATGTGTAAAAGAATTAGCTTGTCCTGCTATTTCTAAAATTAATGGAAAAATTACTATTGATGAATCCCAATGTGATGGATGTACAGCATGTATTCAGGTATGTAAATATGGTGCCTTGGAAGATGGTAGGTGA
- a CDS encoding indolepyruvate oxidoreductase subunit beta, which yields MDNHYNIYICGVGGQGIIKTSTIIGEAAMNQGLDVVMSEIHGMSQRGGSVSTELKIGGYNSSIIPKQGADMLLSFEPVETIRGLDKVNSETKIVYNTHPIIPSSTDKQYPNVDSITKTLKENFKYVLPIDGTQLAMDAGSVLALNMVLLGAVTADDKFPLTKESVIEAMKNNLKPKFHEMNLKAIESGYNSIKS from the coding sequence ATGGATAATCATTATAATATTTATATTTGTGGTGTTGGAGGTCAAGGAATTATTAAAACTTCAACAATTATTGGTGAAGCTGCAATGAATCAAGGTTTAGATGTAGTAATGAGTGAAATTCATGGAATGTCTCAAAGAGGAGGATCTGTTTCTACTGAATTAAAGATAGGGGGTTACAATTCGTCAATCATTCCAAAACAAGGTGCAGATATGTTACTTTCTTTTGAACCGGTTGAGACAATAAGAGGATTGGATAAGGTAAACAGTGAAACTAAAATTGTTTACAATACTCATCCAATCATCCCCTCTTCAACTGATAAGCAATATCCTAATGTAGATAGTATTACTAAAACTTTAAAAGAAAACTTTAAATATGTTCTTCCAATTGATGGAACTCAATTAGCGATGGATGCTGGAAGTGTTTTAGCGTTGAACATGGTTCTTTTAGGTGCGGTAACAGCTGATGACAAATTCCCATTAACAAAAGAATCTGTTATTGAAGCAATGAAAAACAATTTAAAACCTAAATTCCATGAAATGAATTTAAAAGCTATTGAAAGTGGATATAACTCCATTAAAAGTTAA
- a CDS encoding amino acid-binding protein, translated as MAVKQISVFVENKEGRIKKAINTLAEENINIRALSIADTTKYGILRLIVSDNEKAIAALEKDGFIVKENEVILLAVPDKPNGLNSTLAIFDEKGINLEYLYAFVSSKTDAAIVVMRLENMEKAIEALQDSNVKILKTEDIKDL; from the coding sequence ATGGCAGTAAAACAAATTTCAGTTTTCGTGGAAAATAAAGAAGGCAGAATCAAAAAAGCTATTAATACATTAGCAGAAGAAAACATTAATATTCGTGCTCTTTCAATAGCTGATACAACCAAATACGGAATTTTAAGATTAATTGTTTCAGATAATGAGAAAGCAATAGCTGCTCTTGAAAAAGATGGATTTATTGTAAAGGAAAACGAAGTCATACTTTTAGCAGTTCCGGATAAACCTAATGGATTAAATTCAACATTAGCAATATTTGATGAAAAAGGAATTAATTTAGAATATTTGTATGCATTTGTAAGTAGTAAAACTGATGCGGCTATTGTTGTTATGAGATTAGAAAATATGGAAAAAGCTATCGAAGCATTGCAAGATAGCAATGTTAAAATCTTGAAAACAGAAGACATTAAAGATTTATAG
- a CDS encoding phenylacetate--CoA ligase family protein produces MFWDEKAECMSKEEKEKIQLKRLQKSVKLAYENVEFYKKRFDEIGLKPEDIKTLKDIEKIPFTTKSDLREAYPLGLLAVPREDIVEVHASSGTTGKPTVTAYTQNDLDIWGECIARGLKMAGAKKDYIIQNAYGYGLFTGGFGIHHGGNMMGTITIPISAGNTQRQLDTMVDFQSDILTCTPSYAAYIGESREKAGISLDEINLKAGIHGAEMWTDEMRKRIETSLGIKTHNIYGLTEVMGPGVAQECGEQNGMHIQDDHFYPEIIDPETGETLGYGEKGELVLTSLTKTGMPILRFRTKDLTSLIGEACDCGRTTVRMTRITGRSDDMLKIKGVMVFPSQIEKALLKIQGISHNYMIHVTRPDILDEVEVKVEASKELFFDEMKEMEKVEKQIQASIRSETGLRVDVTICEPESLPRSEGKAVRVIDERNFED; encoded by the coding sequence ATGTTTTGGGACGAAAAAGCCGAATGTATGAGTAAAGAAGAAAAAGAAAAAATACAACTCAAAAGACTTCAAAAATCTGTTAAACTCGCATATGAAAATGTAGAGTTTTATAAAAAAAGATTTGACGAAATTGGTTTAAAACCGGAAGACATCAAAACTTTAAAAGATATTGAAAAAATTCCATTTACTACTAAAAGCGATTTAAGAGAAGCTTATCCATTAGGCTTACTTGCAGTTCCACGTGAAGACATTGTAGAAGTACATGCATCATCTGGAACTACTGGAAAACCAACAGTTACTGCATATACTCAAAATGATTTAGATATCTGGGGAGAATGTATTGCACGTGGCCTCAAAATGGCAGGTGCCAAAAAAGATTACATTATCCAAAATGCATACGGATACGGATTATTCACTGGAGGATTTGGAATTCACCATGGTGGAAACATGATGGGAACCATTACAATCCCAATTTCAGCAGGAAACACTCAAAGACAACTCGACACTATGGTGGATTTCCAAAGTGATATTTTAACTTGCACTCCATCTTATGCAGCATATATCGGAGAATCTCGTGAAAAAGCTGGAATTTCATTAGATGAGATTAATTTAAAAGCAGGAATCCATGGAGCAGAGATGTGGACTGATGAAATGAGAAAAAGAATCGAAACATCACTTGGAATTAAAACCCATAACATTTACGGTCTAACAGAAGTTATGGGTCCTGGTGTTGCTCAGGAATGTGGTGAACAAAATGGAATGCACATTCAAGATGATCATTTTTATCCAGAAATCATTGACCCTGAAACTGGTGAAACACTAGGATACGGTGAAAAAGGAGAACTTGTATTAACTTCCTTGACTAAAACTGGTATGCCTATTTTAAGATTCAGAACAAAGGATTTAACTTCTTTAATTGGTGAAGCATGTGACTGTGGAAGAACAACCGTTAGAATGACAAGAATCACTGGCAGAAGTGATGATATGCTAAAAATCAAAGGAGTAATGGTATTCCCATCACAAATCGAAAAAGCATTACTTAAAATCCAAGGTATCAGCCATAATTACATGATTCATGTAACAAGACCGGATATTTTAGATGAAGTAGAAGTTAAAGTAGAAGCTTCAAAAGAATTATTCTTTGATGAAATGAAAGAAATGGAAAAAGTTGAAAAGCAAATTCAGGCATCTATCAGATCTGAAACAGGACTTAGAGTGGATGTAACAATTTGTGAACCTGAATCCCTTCCAAGAAGTGAAGGTAAAGCGGTGCGTGTAATTGATGAAAGAAATTTTGAGGACTAA